Proteins found in one Synechococcus sp. LA31 genomic segment:
- a CDS encoding type II toxin-antitoxin system Phd/YefM family antitoxin: protein MATPSVAASPLGVEEARRRLPELLERAAGGEQFVIQRHKKPMAALMPLGGQSPTDPLQRQRQIQSLMSLQGSGRNTWDPNQRHPATPDPRAPAISAQPSDHFRPNQLVQGSRIALDGSALVAFLADAKGTGTYLQPLMQGIAQGTWQGVISSVSLARVMEGPLAQGDELLAQRYATAFTNPQQWLQLPADGTLVVAAARLQRQEPQLDEIRAIELATAIAAEATVLITDHPALAQTGQHPVLSARRI, encoded by the coding sequence ATGGCCACCCCAAGCGTCGCGGCGTCTCCGCTTGGGGTGGAAGAAGCCCGGCGGCGGCTCCCCGAGCTGCTCGAGCGGGCGGCAGGCGGTGAGCAGTTCGTGATCCAACGCCACAAAAAGCCGATGGCGGCCCTGATGCCCTTGGGGGGCCAGTCGCCCACGGATCCCCTGCAACGGCAACGGCAGATCCAAAGCCTGATGAGCCTGCAGGGCAGCGGGCGCAACACCTGGGATCCCAACCAACGCCATCCGGCCACGCCAGACCCTCGAGCTCCAGCGATCAGCGCGCAGCCCAGCGACCATTTCCGCCCCAACCAGCTGGTGCAGGGCAGCCGCATCGCCCTGGATGGCTCTGCCCTGGTGGCCTTCCTCGCAGATGCCAAAGGCACCGGCACCTATTTGCAGCCCCTGATGCAGGGCATCGCCCAGGGCACCTGGCAAGGCGTGATCAGCAGCGTGAGCCTGGCGCGGGTGATGGAGGGGCCCCTGGCGCAGGGGGATGAGCTGCTGGCGCAGCGGTATGCCACCGCATTCACCAACCCGCAGCAATGGCTGCAGCTGCCTGCCGATGGGACCTTGGTGGTCGCCGCAGCGCGGCTTCAGCGCCAGGAACCCCAACTCGATGAGATCCGAGCCATCGAACTGGCCACGGCGATTGCCGCCGAAGCCACCGTGCTGATCACCGATCACCCTGCCCTCGCCCAAACTGGGCAACACCCCGTGCTCAGCGCCCGACGGATCTGA
- a CDS encoding DUF6165 family protein produces MALLIPASVGELIDKITILEIKRERIADHAKQQNIERELVALMGVVEQQHLGYPSGALAELGGQLAAVNAQLWTIEDDIRECERQNDFGASFIELARAVYYRNDERAALKRQINALCGSELVEEKSYAAY; encoded by the coding sequence ATGGCTTTGCTGATTCCCGCATCGGTGGGCGAGCTGATCGACAAGATCACGATCCTGGAGATCAAACGTGAACGCATCGCCGATCATGCCAAGCAGCAGAACATCGAACGCGAACTGGTGGCGTTGATGGGTGTGGTGGAGCAGCAACACCTGGGCTACCCCAGTGGTGCCTTGGCGGAGCTCGGTGGGCAGCTGGCTGCTGTGAATGCACAGCTTTGGACGATCGAAGACGACATCCGCGAGTGTGAGCGCCAGAACGACTTTGGAGCCAGCTTCATCGAGCTGGCCCGGGCGGTGTATTACCGCAACGATGAACGGGCAGCGCTCAAGCGCCAGATCAATGCTCTGTGTGGATCGGAGCTGGTGGAGGAGAAGTCGTACGCGGCCTATTGA
- a CDS encoding aspartate kinase, whose translation MALLVQKFGGTSVADVERIQAVAQRIAASRQAGHDLVIVVSAMGHTTDELTGLARAISSAPPQREMDMLLATGEQVSIALLAMALHALGVPAVSMTGPQVGILTESAHGRARILEVRTDRLQRLLGDGNVVVVAGFQGTSSGLSGLPEITTLGRGGSDTSAVALAAALGADACEIYTDVPGVLTTDPRKVADAQLMDTITCNEMLELASLGAAVLHPRAVEIARNYGVPLVVRSSWSDQPGTLLTSDAASRRGSGEGLELGKPVDGAELDTDQAVLALAHVPDRPGVAAQLFEALSAAGLNVDLIVQSTHEADAACSGDHCGFTNDIAFTVAEAQLDRAQLVCREVLAAMGPGAESATISAEGGMAKLSIAGAGIMGRPGVAARLFDTLAKGGINLRLIATSEVKVSCLVAGHQGSKALQAAAQCFELGERQLHLNPPPSGAGAPEVRGVALDRDQAQVAVRRIPDKPGTAAAVCRVLADAGISLDAIVQSERSHGDGDQQSRDMGFCLKRDDLERARNVLQPLLNQWPGASFDEGIAIARVSAVGAGMPCTAGTAARMFRSLAEAGVNIEMIATSEIRTSCVVPEVEGVKALQVVHAAFGLGGAVQHQAEGTEASI comes from the coding sequence ATGGCCCTGCTGGTCCAGAAGTTCGGCGGCACCTCCGTGGCCGATGTGGAACGGATCCAGGCCGTGGCTCAGCGCATCGCCGCCAGCCGCCAGGCCGGCCACGATCTGGTGATCGTGGTGTCGGCCATGGGCCACACCACCGATGAGCTCACGGGCCTGGCTCGGGCGATCAGCAGCGCGCCTCCCCAGCGGGAGATGGACATGCTGCTGGCCACCGGCGAGCAGGTGTCGATCGCGCTGCTGGCGATGGCGCTGCATGCCCTGGGGGTGCCAGCCGTGTCGATGACCGGTCCGCAGGTGGGCATCCTCACCGAATCAGCCCACGGCCGTGCCCGCATCCTCGAGGTGCGCACCGACCGGCTGCAGCGCCTACTGGGTGACGGCAACGTGGTGGTGGTGGCTGGTTTCCAGGGCACCAGCAGCGGCCTCAGCGGTCTGCCCGAGATCACCACGCTGGGCCGCGGCGGTTCCGACACGTCGGCGGTAGCCCTGGCAGCGGCCCTCGGCGCCGATGCCTGTGAGATCTACACCGATGTGCCCGGGGTGCTCACCACCGATCCGCGCAAGGTGGCTGATGCCCAACTGATGGACACGATTACCTGCAACGAGATGCTCGAGCTGGCCAGCCTGGGCGCGGCCGTGCTGCATCCGCGCGCTGTGGAGATCGCCCGCAACTACGGCGTGCCACTGGTGGTGCGCTCCAGCTGGAGCGATCAGCCCGGCACCCTGCTCACCAGCGATGCCGCGAGCCGCCGCGGCAGCGGGGAGGGTCTGGAGCTGGGGAAGCCCGTGGATGGCGCCGAGCTCGACACCGACCAGGCCGTGCTGGCCCTGGCCCATGTGCCCGATCGCCCCGGCGTGGCCGCCCAGCTGTTTGAAGCGCTCTCCGCCGCAGGGCTGAACGTGGATCTGATCGTGCAATCCACCCACGAAGCCGACGCCGCCTGCAGCGGCGACCACTGCGGCTTCACCAACGACATCGCCTTCACCGTCGCCGAGGCACAGCTGGATCGGGCACAGCTGGTGTGCCGCGAAGTGCTGGCGGCCATGGGCCCCGGCGCCGAGAGCGCCACGATCAGCGCTGAGGGCGGCATGGCCAAGCTGAGCATCGCCGGCGCCGGAATCATGGGGCGCCCCGGCGTGGCGGCCCGCCTGTTCGACACCCTGGCCAAGGGGGGGATCAACCTGCGCCTGATCGCCACCAGCGAAGTGAAAGTGAGCTGCCTGGTGGCCGGTCACCAAGGCAGCAAAGCCCTGCAGGCCGCAGCCCAATGCTTTGAGCTGGGCGAGCGGCAGTTGCATCTCAACCCACCCCCATCCGGCGCCGGCGCACCCGAGGTGCGCGGTGTGGCGCTCGACCGGGATCAAGCCCAGGTGGCCGTGCGCCGCATCCCCGATAAACCCGGCACCGCCGCGGCCGTGTGCCGTGTGCTTGCCGATGCCGGCATCAGCCTCGATGCGATCGTGCAATCGGAGCGCAGCCACGGCGATGGCGATCAGCAAAGCCGCGACATGGGCTTCTGCCTCAAACGCGACGATCTCGAACGCGCCCGCAACGTGCTGCAGCCGCTGCTCAACCAATGGCCTGGAGCCAGCTTCGACGAAGGCATCGCCATCGCCCGGGTGAGCGCCGTGGGTGCCGGGATGCCCTGCACTGCTGGCACAGCAGCGCGCATGTTCCGCTCCCTAGCGGAAGCGGGCGTGAACATTGAGATGATCGCCACCAGCGAAATCCGCACCAGCTGCGTGGTGCCGGAGGTCGAGGGCGTGAAAGCCTTGCAGGTGGTGCACGCCGCCTTTGGGCTTGGCGGCGCCGTGCAGCATCAGGCAGAGGGCACGGAGGCATCAATCTGA
- the holA gene encoding DNA polymerase III subunit delta, with translation MPIHLLWGDDEAARTRAVETLISHHTDPAWQSINLARLDGNEAGQAAQALGEARTPPFGGGDRVVVLQRSPFCNQCPAELAEQLEAALPLIPASCHLLLVNSGKPDARLRTTKALQKLVKAGEAREQSFQLPAVWDGAGQIDLVQRTARELGLQLEPAAAEALSDAIGSDSARLASELEKLALYVGAETGSQALQPPITAAAVAALVGSQATNALQVGDALLAGNPAEAVALVDALLAANEPALRIVATLCGQIRGWLWVSLLDQQGDNDVNAIAKAAGIGNPKRIYVMRKQIRGRKPARFLALLRQLLEVEAALKRGGNPGDAFRDGFLLTS, from the coding sequence GTGCCGATCCATCTGCTCTGGGGCGACGACGAAGCGGCCCGCACGCGGGCGGTGGAGACGTTGATCAGCCACCACACCGATCCGGCCTGGCAGAGCATCAACCTGGCCCGGCTCGATGGCAACGAAGCGGGCCAGGCCGCTCAGGCCCTGGGGGAGGCCCGCACGCCGCCCTTCGGGGGAGGGGATCGGGTGGTGGTGTTGCAGCGCAGCCCCTTCTGCAACCAGTGCCCGGCGGAGCTGGCGGAGCAACTGGAGGCAGCCCTGCCCCTGATCCCCGCCAGCTGCCACCTGCTGCTGGTGAACAGCGGCAAGCCCGATGCTCGCCTGCGCACCACCAAAGCCCTGCAGAAGCTGGTGAAGGCGGGCGAAGCGCGCGAGCAGAGCTTCCAGCTGCCGGCGGTGTGGGATGGCGCCGGCCAGATCGACCTGGTGCAGCGCACGGCCCGGGAGCTGGGGCTGCAGCTGGAACCCGCCGCCGCCGAAGCCCTCAGCGACGCCATCGGCAGCGACAGTGCCCGACTGGCCAGCGAACTGGAGAAGCTGGCCCTCTACGTGGGGGCAGAGACAGGCAGCCAGGCCCTCCAACCACCGATCACCGCTGCGGCCGTGGCTGCCCTCGTGGGCAGCCAGGCCACCAATGCCCTGCAGGTGGGTGACGCCCTGCTCGCGGGCAACCCCGCCGAAGCCGTGGCGCTGGTGGATGCCCTGCTGGCCGCCAACGAACCGGCACTGCGCATCGTGGCCACCCTCTGCGGGCAGATCCGCGGCTGGTTGTGGGTGAGCCTGCTGGATCAGCAAGGCGATAACGATGTCAACGCCATCGCCAAAGCCGCCGGCATCGGCAACCCCAAACGCATCTATGTGATGCGCAAACAGATCCGCGGCCGCAAACCCGCGCGCTTTCTGGCGCTGCTGCGCCAGCTGCTGGAGGTAGAAGCCGCCCTTAAGCGCGGCGGCAATCCAGGCGATGCCTTCCGCGATGGTTTCCTGCTCACGAGCTGA
- a CDS encoding tetratricopeptide repeat protein, whose protein sequence is MSRGFQPSRFSLRKNARSAEGVAKPEVGLSELQRLVEDHVAGRLNHPLSAYRQLYDRGLQHPVLSLNLAQLELASGALDRAEHLLDQTLQMQADLAAAWALQGTVKRRRGDLQASIDCLRRALELDADLFAAWLTLSVVLHDQTSYQDALSACERALTLDPRSAAAHANASMIQLALGHFLAAEQSARLAVELDPLLPEAHLNLGNALHAQEQWQDAIAAHQEAIRLRPQFPPALSSLGNALRAADRLVEAEEAFRRAINLDSDYFQAYSNLAITQRALGQLDEALQTCQLALEKSPLNADIHSNLGVIQHERGAWCLAEASLRRALELAPHHAESHFSLSAVLLQQGLYEQGWKEYEWRFTHNARHPIVRELPGHALWLGPLEQPKLQELVLLHEQGLGDSFQFIRFAPLLREFAQSIVMTCPKPQMSLFAASGLVDRVVPLDADPDQFSEQAAWLPLMSVPGLLDVPEGKFAERIPFLPVDPQRRLFWQDKLSAGSDLLIALNWQGNPEHEKTTSRGRSIPLEALAPLAALPGVRFLSLQKGYGSEQLASCSFRDRFVGCQAEIDAAWDFEDAAALMDCASVVISSDTSAAHLAGAIGARLWIPLKRVPEWRWGAEGSTTPWYPSATLFRQKVDGDWSAPVEQMRRALEHEIMTDISGAR, encoded by the coding sequence GTGAGTCGCGGATTTCAACCCAGCCGCTTCTCGTTGCGGAAGAACGCTCGCTCAGCCGAGGGTGTAGCAAAACCTGAGGTTGGTTTATCTGAACTCCAACGATTGGTTGAAGATCACGTTGCCGGCCGGCTCAATCATCCCTTATCGGCCTATCGCCAGTTGTATGACCGTGGTCTTCAGCATCCGGTTCTCAGCCTGAATTTGGCTCAGCTTGAGCTCGCCTCAGGTGCATTGGATCGTGCCGAACACCTGCTGGATCAAACTTTGCAGATGCAGGCTGATTTGGCCGCCGCTTGGGCGTTGCAGGGAACGGTGAAACGCCGGCGTGGCGATCTTCAGGCTTCGATTGATTGTCTGCGCCGTGCCCTTGAGTTGGATGCGGATCTTTTTGCTGCTTGGCTCACTCTTTCGGTGGTGTTGCATGACCAAACCAGCTATCAGGATGCCTTGAGTGCCTGTGAGCGCGCCTTAACGCTGGATCCTCGTTCTGCGGCTGCACATGCCAATGCTTCGATGATCCAATTGGCTTTGGGGCATTTCTTGGCGGCTGAACAATCAGCACGTTTAGCTGTAGAACTTGATCCTTTGCTGCCTGAGGCGCATCTCAACCTTGGCAACGCTTTGCATGCACAGGAGCAATGGCAAGACGCGATAGCTGCCCACCAAGAAGCCATTCGCTTGCGACCCCAGTTTCCACCAGCTCTGTCCAGCCTTGGCAATGCGTTGCGTGCGGCTGATCGTCTTGTTGAGGCGGAAGAGGCTTTCCGCCGGGCTATTAATCTCGATTCTGACTATTTCCAGGCTTATTCCAATCTTGCAATCACGCAACGAGCGCTGGGCCAGTTGGATGAGGCTCTGCAAACTTGTCAGCTAGCGCTTGAAAAATCTCCACTCAATGCTGATATTCATAGCAATCTTGGTGTGATCCAGCATGAGCGCGGTGCCTGGTGTTTAGCGGAAGCGTCGCTGCGGCGTGCCTTAGAGCTTGCACCGCACCACGCAGAATCTCACTTCAGTTTGTCGGCGGTTCTGCTTCAGCAGGGTTTGTATGAGCAAGGTTGGAAAGAATATGAGTGGCGTTTTACCCATAATGCGCGTCATCCAATTGTGCGTGAGCTGCCTGGTCATGCGCTTTGGCTGGGGCCGTTAGAGCAACCGAAACTGCAGGAGCTTGTGTTGCTGCATGAGCAAGGCCTTGGTGATAGTTTCCAGTTCATTCGCTTTGCGCCGTTACTGCGTGAGTTTGCACAGAGCATTGTGATGACTTGCCCCAAGCCGCAGATGTCGCTTTTTGCGGCGTCGGGCCTTGTGGATCGAGTTGTGCCCTTGGATGCGGATCCGGATCAGTTTTCAGAGCAGGCTGCTTGGCTTCCGTTGATGAGTGTGCCTGGCTTGTTGGATGTGCCTGAGGGTAAATTTGCTGAGCGCATTCCATTTCTCCCAGTTGATCCTCAGAGGCGCTTGTTTTGGCAAGACAAGCTTTCCGCTGGTTCTGATCTCTTGATTGCTCTCAATTGGCAGGGTAATCCTGAGCATGAAAAAACAACATCCAGAGGTCGATCGATTCCGCTTGAGGCATTGGCACCGCTGGCCGCACTACCCGGGGTTCGTTTCCTTTCGCTTCAGAAGGGTTATGGCAGCGAGCAGCTTGCTTCTTGCAGTTTCCGGGATCGCTTTGTGGGCTGCCAAGCTGAGATTGATGCGGCCTGGGATTTTGAAGATGCTGCGGCCCTGATGGATTGCGCCTCCGTGGTGATCAGTTCTGATACATCTGCTGCTCACCTTGCGGGGGCAATCGGGGCTCGTTTGTGGATCCCCCTCAAGCGTGTTCCGGAATGGCGCTGGGGAGCAGAGGGTTCCACTACACCTTGGTATCCAAGTGCCACATTATTTCGCCAGAAGGTTGACGGCGATTGGTCGGCACCGGTGGAGCAGATGCGGCGTGCTTTAGAGCACGAGATAATGACGGATATCTCCGGCGCCCGCTGA
- the mutS gene encoding DNA mismatch repair protein MutS, whose protein sequence is MAASSSQQPELALQGMLFGLESAAPQPASGPGGDPASCDPLDEAALAADATRRPRQRQAQQSSALASTAAGGGDPAEAEADDLPPWHHHSLVEAQQLTPMLRHYVELKAAHPERVLLYRLGDFFECFFEDAIQLSRLLELTLTGKEGGKAVGRVPMAGIPHHAAERYCAELVGRGLSVALCDQVESTPAKGALLKREITRVLTPGTVLEEGLLSARRNNWLCAVVCEQSRWGLAVADVSTGEFRVTERDGSDLLHQELLQVEAAEVLWPGDGEPAWCPDALRLTPLPRTPFTAPEARAALLKRFRLASLDGLGLGEMPLGLRAAGGLLRYLDDTQPGTSVPLELPTTWQAGDQLVLDAATRRNLELTRTQLGGGLHGSLLWALDRTHTAMGGRCLRRWIEGPLVERAAILARQNGVSELVASRRLRVGVRRLLRPMGDLERLAGRAGAGTASARDLVALADGLERLPQLAALINSGEVSSPPLLALARPWPELEALASELRHHLLDTPPLSLSEGGLIHDGVDAQLDGLRNQLDDQEAWLAEQEAAERSASGISTLKLQYHRTFGYFLAVSKAKARGVPEHWIRRQTLANEERFVTPELKAREGRILQLKARAAQREYELFCQLRNRVGDQAAPIRAAARLVAELDAIASLADVAATSGYCKPELTDPEGPEARLLQIEAGRHPVVEQLLVEEPFTPNTIQLGSTAAESPNRSHPDLLVLTGPNASGKSCYLRQTGLLQLMAQIGSWIPASSARLGITDRIFTRVGAGDDLAAGQSTFMVEMAETANILHHASERSLVLLDEIGRGTATFDGLSIAWAVAEYLAGEIGARSVFATHYHELNELADQLSNVANAQVLVEDTGEDLRFLHRVVSGGANRSYGIEAARLAGVPPAVVLRARQVLGRIEANSHIAAA, encoded by the coding sequence TTGGCCGCGTCGTCCTCGCAGCAGCCGGAGCTGGCCCTGCAGGGGATGCTGTTTGGCCTGGAATCGGCGGCGCCCCAACCAGCCAGCGGCCCTGGTGGCGATCCAGCAAGCTGCGATCCACTCGATGAAGCCGCCCTCGCGGCGGATGCCACCCGCCGGCCACGCCAGCGCCAAGCGCAACAAAGCTCGGCCCTAGCCAGCACTGCCGCAGGCGGAGGCGATCCAGCCGAAGCCGAAGCCGACGACCTTCCCCCCTGGCACCACCACAGCCTGGTGGAGGCGCAGCAGCTCACCCCGATGCTGCGCCACTACGTGGAGCTCAAAGCGGCCCATCCCGAACGGGTGCTGCTTTACCGCCTGGGCGACTTCTTCGAATGCTTCTTTGAAGACGCCATCCAGCTGTCGCGTTTGCTGGAGCTCACCCTCACCGGCAAGGAAGGGGGCAAGGCGGTGGGGCGCGTACCGATGGCGGGCATCCCTCACCACGCCGCCGAGCGCTACTGCGCCGAACTGGTGGGCCGCGGCCTGAGCGTGGCCTTGTGCGATCAGGTGGAGAGCACCCCAGCCAAAGGCGCCCTGCTCAAGCGCGAAATCACACGCGTGCTCACCCCCGGCACGGTGCTCGAGGAGGGGCTACTCAGCGCCCGCCGTAACAACTGGCTGTGCGCGGTGGTGTGTGAGCAATCGCGCTGGGGGCTGGCGGTGGCCGATGTGAGCACCGGTGAATTCCGCGTCACCGAACGCGATGGCAGCGATCTGCTGCATCAGGAGCTGTTGCAGGTGGAGGCCGCGGAGGTGCTCTGGCCTGGCGATGGTGAACCGGCCTGGTGCCCAGACGCCCTGCGGCTCACGCCCCTGCCGCGCACCCCCTTCACGGCACCGGAAGCCCGGGCCGCGCTGCTGAAACGCTTCCGGCTAGCCAGCCTCGATGGTCTGGGGCTGGGCGAAATGCCGCTGGGCCTTCGCGCCGCAGGTGGGCTGCTGCGCTATCTCGACGACACCCAGCCCGGCACCAGCGTGCCCCTGGAACTGCCTACCACCTGGCAGGCGGGCGATCAGCTGGTGCTTGATGCCGCCACCCGCCGCAACCTGGAGCTCACCCGCACCCAGCTGGGCGGCGGGCTGCACGGCTCGCTGCTCTGGGCTCTCGATCGCACCCACACCGCCATGGGCGGGCGCTGCCTGCGCCGCTGGATTGAAGGGCCCCTGGTGGAGCGGGCCGCGATCCTGGCCCGTCAAAACGGCGTGAGTGAGCTGGTGGCCAGCCGGCGGCTGCGGGTGGGTGTGCGCCGGCTGCTGCGCCCCATGGGCGATCTCGAACGGCTGGCGGGCCGCGCCGGTGCCGGCACCGCCTCAGCCCGTGATCTGGTGGCCCTGGCCGATGGCCTCGAGCGCTTGCCGCAGCTGGCGGCGTTGATCAACAGCGGCGAGGTGTCCAGCCCGCCCCTGCTGGCCCTGGCGCGCCCTTGGCCTGAACTCGAAGCCCTGGCGAGCGAACTGCGCCACCACCTGCTCGACACCCCTCCTCTGAGCCTCAGCGAAGGCGGCCTGATCCACGACGGGGTGGATGCCCAGCTCGATGGCTTGCGCAACCAGCTCGATGATCAGGAGGCCTGGTTGGCCGAACAGGAAGCGGCCGAGCGCAGCGCCAGCGGCATCAGCACCCTCAAGCTGCAATACCACCGCACCTTTGGCTATTTCCTGGCGGTCAGCAAGGCCAAAGCGCGGGGCGTGCCGGAGCACTGGATCCGCCGGCAAACCCTGGCCAACGAAGAGCGCTTCGTCACCCCCGAGCTCAAGGCCCGCGAGGGGCGCATCCTGCAACTCAAGGCGCGAGCGGCCCAACGGGAATATGAGCTCTTCTGCCAACTGCGCAACCGCGTGGGCGACCAGGCCGCCCCAATCCGCGCCGCCGCGCGGCTGGTGGCCGAGCTCGATGCGATCGCATCCCTGGCCGACGTGGCCGCCACCAGCGGCTACTGCAAACCCGAGCTCACCGATCCCGAAGGACCGGAAGCGCGGCTCTTGCAGATCGAGGCCGGCCGTCACCCGGTGGTGGAGCAACTGCTGGTGGAGGAGCCCTTCACCCCGAACACCATCCAGCTCGGCTCCACCGCTGCTGAATCACCCAACCGCAGCCATCCGGATCTGCTCGTGCTCACCGGGCCCAACGCCAGCGGCAAGAGCTGCTACCTGCGCCAAACGGGTCTGCTGCAGCTGATGGCCCAGATCGGGAGCTGGATTCCAGCCAGCAGCGCCCGGCTCGGGATCACCGATCGGATCTTCACGCGGGTGGGTGCCGGCGACGATCTGGCCGCCGGCCAATCCACCTTCATGGTGGAAATGGCCGAAACCGCCAACATCCTTCACCACGCCAGCGAGCGCTCCCTGGTGCTGCTGGATGAGATCGGCCGCGGCACCGCCACCTTCGATGGCCTCTCGATTGCCTGGGCCGTGGCCGAATACCTGGCGGGTGAGATCGGTGCCCGCAGCGTGTTCGCCACCCACTACCACGAGCTCAATGAATTGGCCGATCAGCTCAGCAACGTGGCCAACGCCCAGGTGCTGGTGGAAGACACCGGTGAAGACCTGCGCTTCCTCCACCGCGTGGTGAGCGGCGGCGCCAACCGCAGCTATGGCATCGAAGCCGCCCGCCTGGCCGGCGTGCCCCCGGCCGTGGTGCTGCGGGCCCGGCAGGTGCTGGGCCGAATCGAGGCCAACAGTCACATTGCGGCGGCCTGA
- a CDS encoding precorrin-8X methylmutase yields MDHPIFTESIRLIRAALADPQAANGFELASLPLLEQEVLLRLIHSSGDLSLVADVCWSEGACQAGLQALAAGAAILTDTAMAAAAVAPMARRTFGNSVRSVLDWAPAQAPAGSTRAAVGMERALHEHHRAVVLIGSAPTALELLLEQVTAGRCRPPALVVGMPVGFVGVAESKRHLAESGLPQIRLEGSRGGAGLVGAAVNALLRRAWLDQQNVR; encoded by the coding sequence TTGGATCATCCGATCTTCACGGAGAGCATTCGCTTGATCCGTGCTGCCTTGGCCGATCCGCAGGCTGCAAACGGCTTTGAGCTTGCCTCGTTACCCCTTTTGGAGCAGGAGGTGCTGTTGCGGTTGATCCACAGCAGCGGTGATCTGAGCCTGGTGGCGGATGTGTGTTGGTCGGAAGGCGCCTGCCAGGCGGGGCTCCAGGCTCTGGCAGCGGGTGCTGCGATCCTCACCGATACCGCCATGGCGGCCGCGGCGGTGGCACCGATGGCGCGGCGCACGTTTGGCAACAGTGTGCGCAGCGTGCTGGATTGGGCCCCTGCCCAGGCCCCTGCTGGCAGCACCAGGGCAGCGGTGGGGATGGAGCGGGCTTTGCACGAGCACCACCGGGCTGTGGTGCTGATTGGCAGTGCACCCACGGCTCTCGAGCTGTTGCTGGAGCAGGTGACGGCCGGACGCTGCAGGCCGCCGGCGCTGGTGGTCGGCATGCCTGTGGGCTTTGTGGGGGTGGCGGAGAGCAAGCGCCATCTGGCTGAGAGTGGCCTACCTCAGATCCGCCTGGAGGGCAGCCGTGGCGGGGCCGGATTGGTGGGGGCCGCCGTGAACGCCCTGTTGCGCCGGGCTTGGCTGGATCAGCAGAACGTTCGTTGA